TCTATCTCATCGGGGCGTTTTCCTACACCGGCAAAGACTATCTTCTTGGGGTCAATGCCTGCGTTTAGAGCTCTGAATATCTCTCCTACAGAAACTGTATCGGCTCCAGCTCCAAGCTCTTTTAGGACCTTAAGGACGTGAACGTTTGAACAGGACTTGACGGCAAAACAGGTTATGTGGGGGAGCTCCTTAAAAGCTCCGTCAAACTCAGAGAACCAGTACTCTAAGGCCTTTCTGCTATAGACGTAAAGGGGAGTTCCAAACTCTTCTGCGAGTTTTTCTGCCTTTACGCCTTCTATTTCAAGAATCCCATTTTGGTAATAGATGTGTGGATATATCTCCTCTACCATTTCCTTCTCCTAAAGGGGGTACTGCTTGCGAAATTCTACAAAATCATTTGAGGGTGTAACGGATTGGGATTTCTACAGAAAACTCTCTTTTATCGTACTCAGGGGGTAAGGGAGGAAACTGACACTTTTTCATTAACTTTACAGCAGCCCTATCAAGGATTTTACTTCCGCTGGAAGATGTAACCCTTACTTCCCTTAGTTTTCCGCTTCTATCTAAGGTTATTCTTACTTTTACAACACCTTCAATTCCCATTCTTCTTGCTATTGGCGGGTAGAACTTTCTCCTTTCAATCTCTGCAACGAGCATTGATATGTACTTTTCCCTGTTGAATTCCTTCTTAACGGCATGTGAGGTACGGGAGCTCCTTTTAACTGAGGGCTTTTCTCTCTCTTTCTCACCTTCTATTGGAGACTCTTGGTGTGGAGATTTTTGTAATTTTCTTTTTTCCTCTGTTTTTTGAGTACCTTTAGGTGGCTTTTCTGGAGTATTACTCTGGATGTTCTTGGGGGAGGTTGGTTCTTTTAGAGCCTCTTTCGTAGTTTTTGTAGTTTTTGTTTCTTTTTGAGGGACGTTACTCTTTTTCTGTTTTGTTTCCTTTGTTCTTTTGGGCTTTTCTGGAGGTCTTAGAGATTTCTGGGTTTTTTGAAGAGTTGGATGAGATGGTTTTGTTCTTTTCCTTTGAATCTTTACTCTTTTTTGCTGTTCTTGT
The sequence above is a segment of the Phorcysia thermohydrogeniphila genome. Coding sequences within it:
- a CDS encoding energy transducer TonB, whose protein sequence is MNKSLILSAVLSLTLHLFVLSFLFQQESYRAPVNQENSVTLSFLEEKREEKEKKGTERKQEQQKRVKIQRKRTKPSHPTLQKTQKSLRPPEKPKRTKETKQKKSNVPQKETKTTKTTKEALKEPTSPKNIQSNTPEKPPKGTQKTEEKRKLQKSPHQESPIEGEKEREKPSVKRSSRTSHAVKKEFNREKYISMLVAEIERRKFYPPIARRMGIEGVVKVRITLDRSGKLREVRVTSSSGSKILDRAAVKLMKKCQFPPLPPEYDKREFSVEIPIRYTLK